GAGGCTAAACAATTAGTGGAGCTTGCAAAGCAAAAAGGCCTTGTTTTGACCGCGTATCAGAACCGTCGCTGGGATTCTGACTTCTTGACCATTAAAAAACTGATCGCAGAAGATAAACTCGGAGATATTGTTGAGTACGAATGCCGCTACGACCGTTTCAGGCCTGTGGTACCAACCGAATCTTGGAAAGAAAAAAAGGTTGATGTTGGTGGAAACCTGTATAACCTCGGCCCTCACCTGATCGACCAGGCGTTGGTATTGTTTGGCGAACCGAAAACCGTTACCGCGGAAGTGCGTTCAGTGAGACCAAATAGTGAAATCGATGACTATTTTGACGTAAGACTGGGTTATGACAACAAGCTTATCATTCTGAAATCCAGCCTGATGGTTTACGAAAATCATTTGCGTTACCAGATTCACGGCTCAAAAGGATCTTTCATCAAAGGCGGATTGGACCCTCAGGAAGAAACTTTGCGTAAAAATGTCCTGCCAAACGTAAAGCCGTGGGGTGTTGAACCGGAAGATCGCTGGGGAAAATTGTCGAGCGAGGAGTACACTGGTATTATTGAAAGCGAGGCCGGTGACTACGCGCCATTTTATCAGAACGTATATGATGCCATCGTGAATGGTGCCGAGCTAGCAGTAAAGCCGGAAGAAATCCTCCGCACTACCCGGGTTATCGACCTGGCCTTCCAGAGCAGCAACGAAAAGAAGGTAATGACTTATTAACAAGAACCTCATAGAATGCAAAAGG
The genomic region above belongs to Dyadobacter pollutisoli and contains:
- a CDS encoding Gfo/Idh/MocA family oxidoreductase, with the translated sequence MPSKILNVGLIAFGLSGRYFHSPFLSTNPGFKIKTVVERSKNEAQEFDPSIGNARSVEELLSDEEIDVVFICSPNASHFSYAMDALENGKHVVIEKPFAATEAEAKQLVELAKQKGLVLTAYQNRRWDSDFLTIKKLIAEDKLGDIVEYECRYDRFRPVVPTESWKEKKVDVGGNLYNLGPHLIDQALVLFGEPKTVTAEVRSVRPNSEIDDYFDVRLGYDNKLIILKSSLMVYENHLRYQIHGSKGSFIKGGLDPQEETLRKNVLPNVKPWGVEPEDRWGKLSSEEYTGIIESEAGDYAPFYQNVYDAIVNGAELAVKPEEILRTTRVIDLAFQSSNEKKVMTY